The DNA window GCTGCCGATCAACGATGTGGTCCACCGTCTTTCCGAGGACGCGGTGATCGGTGCGATGGACCTCAAGGGCTCGGACAAGCCGTACTTCTTCGTCCTCTGGCGCGACGCTTCACTGACGCTGGTCTAGGCAGCCACTTCCTCCTCCTGCATCGTGTTCGTCCGCTGTCTGCAGCACCCGGAAGAACTGATTGCGGGGGAAGAACTTTCGCGCCGTCTCCCGAGATCGACGTCGACCACCGACGGTTCAGACCGGTAGCCGCGTGAGTCGTCGCTCCCCATACTTGCGAAAGCCCAACCGGCGCTGGATCGGAGACGACGTCTGCTCGGCATGCACGATCGCCAGCGTCGCACCACGCGATCTCGCGTCATCGACCCGGACGGCGACCAGCGCGCGATAGACGCCGTGGCCACGGAACTCCGGCAGAACCGCGGCACCCCAGAGCCGTGCCACACCGTCGAC is part of the Gordonia bronchialis DSM 43247 genome and encodes:
- a CDS encoding GNAT family N-acetyltransferase; this translates as MTTTRVGGRDMLGIFENVSHRAWGFAPPVLADLDSTPKADWPGMFLGSHRGRPAGAGGYALVDGVARLWGAAVLPEFRGHGVYRALVAVRVDDARSRGATLAIVHAEQTSSPIQRRLGFRKYGERRLTRLPV